In Fibrobacter sp. UWR2, the sequence CACCATGCCTGCGGTTGATCGACCGCCGACTGCCGTGAACAGGGCATTCCATTCCGTTGTATCAGGCAGGTGCCAGCCCTCGGGGCAGACTCCACGAACGGGATAAGTCGGAGAACAAGTCTGATCATAACCACAACCCTTGCCGTTTGTACTCCACTCGCCCACACTGTCCATGGCCGCAGCCCATGTGTAAAGGCGGCCGTACTTGGTGCAGTTGGCAGGATCGTTGCCGTAGCACCAACTGGTGGAATCGGAGGTGTATCCATCATATTTATAGGGAACACCGGTGTAGGCGTAGTTCAGGTTTTCGGCCATCCACACCTGGTCACCGATTTTAACGGTCCTGTAGGTCTTACCGTCGCGGGAATCGGTCATAGTTCCGGTAGACACACTTGTCTCGCTATCGCTCGACTGCGGTGTGACGCCAGACGAAGACGATTCTACCCCCGGTTCATCATTCGGCCTAGCAGAAGGCGACCACGAATCGTCATCATCGCACCCGACAACAGCAAACGCCACAATAAGCATGGATCCTATCGCCGCCTTGCGGCTCCCACCTTGGTGGCCATGCGCACTAGGCAACAAGTTGCCAAGTGCTGTCCGCCAGGATGACAGCTCAAAAAACTTCTTCATAAAAGCACCTTTGCCCAACAGCTTAATTTATCCTATGGAAATATAATCTTTCCAAACCCATTTGCAAACTCACACCAATTAAATTATATTCAAGAAACCCTCTCCAATTATTATTGGGGCATTTTTTAAGGAAGGACAAACATGGGTTTTCTATTTGATTTGCTAACCGATTTTTTGGCGTCACTGCTCAATTGGCGGCATATTCTAATTATATTGGGCCTTATC encodes:
- a CDS encoding fibrobacter succinogenes major paralogous domain-containing protein, which encodes MKKFFELSSWRTALGNLLPSAHGHQGGSRKAAIGSMLIVAFAVVGCDDDDSWSPSARPNDEPGVESSSSGVTPQSSDSETSVSTGTMTDSRDGKTYRTVKIGDQVWMAENLNYAYTGVPYKYDGYTSDSTSWCYGNDPANCTKYGRLYTWAAAMDSVGEWSTNGKGCGYDQTCSPTYPVRGVCPEGWHLPDTTEWNALFTAVGGRSTAGMVLKSTSGWYNSGNGSDAFGFSALPAGDRDGNGGYHYDGNYALFWSSTESYSNLAYGMLLSYLSDSASLYSDYKKFGFSVRCLKD